The Macrotis lagotis isolate mMagLag1 chromosome 6, bilby.v1.9.chrom.fasta, whole genome shotgun sequence genome includes a window with the following:
- the WNT6 gene encoding protein Wnt-6 — translation MLPPAPTGLGLVLLLLCPAHVGGLWWAVGSPLVMDPTSICRKARRLAGRQAELCQAEPELVAELARGARLGVRECQFQFRFRRWNCSSHSKAFGRILQQDIRETAFVFAITAAGASHAVTQACSMGELLQCGCQAPRGRAPPRPPGIPNLSGTPGPPGPGSSLDGNAAWEWGGCGDDVDFGDEKSRLFMDAQHKRGRGDIRALVQLHNNEAGRLAVRSHTRTECKCHGLSGSCALRTCWQKLPPFREVGARLLERFHGASRVMGTNDGKALLPAGHSLKPPDRADLLYAADSPDFCSANRRTGSPGTRGRACNSSAPDLSGCDLLCCGRGHRQESVQLEENCFCRFHWCCVVQCHRCRVRKELSLCL, via the exons GGCTGTGGGCAGCCCCCTGGTCATGGATCCCACCAGCATCTGCCGGAAGGCTCGGAGGCTAGCGGGACGGCAAGCGGAACTGTGTCAGGCTGAGCCCGAGCTGGTGGCGGAGTTGGCACGAGGTGCCCGGCTAGGTGTGAGGGAGTGCCAGTTTCAGTTCCGATTCCGACGTTGGAACTGTTCCAGTCACAGCAAAGCCTTTGGGCGAATCCTGCAACAGG ACATCCGGGAAACGGCCTTTGTCTTTGCCATCACGGCAGCTGGAGCCAGCCATGCAGTGACTCAGGCCTGCTCTATGGGAGAGCTGCTGCAGTGTGGCTGTCAAGCCCCCCGTGGACGGGCCCCACCCCGGCCCCCTGGGATCCCCAACCTCTCTGGGACTCCGGGTCCTCCAGGTCCTGGGAGTTCCTTGGATGGCAATGCAGCCTGGGAGTGGGGGGGCTGTGGAGACGACGTGGACTTTGGGGATGAGAAGTCCAGGCTCTTCATGGATGCTCAGCACAAGCGAGGCCGGGGTGATATACGGGCATTGGTGCAACTACACAACAATGAGGCTGGACGACTG GCGGTGCGGAGTCACACGCGCACGGAGTGTAAGTGCCACGGGCTTTCGGGCTCCTGCGCCCTTCGCACCTGCTGGCAGAAGCTGCCCCCGTTCCGGGAGGTGGGCGCCCGGCTGCTGGAGCGCTTCCACGGCGCCTCCAGGGTCATGGGCACCAACGACGGCAAGGCGCTGCTGCCGGCCGGCCACAGCCTCAAGCCCCCGGACCGCGCCGACCTGCTCTACGCCGCCGACTCGCCCGACTTCTGCTCGGCCAACCGGCGGACGGGCTCCCCGGGCACGCGCGGCCGCGCCTGCAACAGCAGCGCCCCGGACCTGAGCGGCTGCGACCTCCTGTGCTGCGGCCGCGGCCACCGCCAGGAGAGCGTGCAGCTGGAGGAAAACTGCTTCTGCCGCTTCCACTGGTGCTGCGTGGTGCAGTGCCACCGCTGCCGCGTCCGCAAGGAGCTCAGCCTCTGCCTCTGA